The Saprospiraceae bacterium genome includes a window with the following:
- a CDS encoding molybdopterin-dependent oxidoreductase, which produces MINIDAQNHVKGKSIYLDDIPEISGTLYCLPFFAETAHARIKNINIQEASQLSGISAIFLAQDIPGANQIGGIIPDEPLFAVDEVHYWGQPIGLIVGVSEHICRKARKLIQVSFDELPLITCPREAKKLNHLIVPPRKFKIGHIDKAWSECDYIIEGSTDINGQEHLYIETQGAYAWPKEDRSVYVASSTQGPTAVQRTIATVLDLPMHKIEVNVVRLGGGFGGKEDQATMWAVMAALAAQKLNKPVKISLHRMDDMCMTGKRHPYSSDFRIGLTKSLKILAYEVIHYQNAGASADLSPAILERTLFHSTNAYYIPNVEATAWSCRTNLPPNTAFRGFGGPQGKFVIEAAITKAAESIGVDPDEIQKANLVDNGDEFPYGQVIENAEAKHSWEECNLAFKLDEIKQKVEIFNDSNVRFKKGYAVQPICFGISFTNTMMNHARALVHIYQDGSVVVSTGAVEMGQGVNTKLVQIAAEIFGISPEKIRIESTNTLRIANTSPTAASAGADLNGKALEKACNTLKNRLILVAESIFGNKEIILSHDQVTSSDNKKQMSWIALIQQAFQQRVSLSEHAHYATPVIHFDKTTEKGHPFAYHVYGTAILEVTVDCLKGTYQFDSVKIVHDFGNSMNTDVDNGQIEGGLVQGIGWMTMEEIIYNEKGKLISNALSTYKVPDIYSVPREIHITHLKAIGPELAIKKSKAVGEPPLMYGLGAYFAIRKAVKAFNPSAQLAFDAPYTPEKVLMDLYKGKK; this is translated from the coding sequence ATGATCAATATTGATGCACAAAATCATGTAAAAGGCAAATCCATATATTTGGATGACATTCCGGAAATAAGCGGGACACTATATTGCCTTCCTTTTTTTGCAGAAACAGCTCATGCCAGAATTAAAAATATTAATATTCAGGAAGCCAGTCAACTTTCAGGCATCTCCGCAATCTTTTTGGCCCAAGACATTCCCGGAGCAAACCAGATAGGTGGTATTATCCCGGACGAACCACTTTTTGCAGTGGATGAGGTCCACTATTGGGGCCAACCTATTGGCTTGATAGTAGGAGTGTCAGAACATATTTGCAGGAAGGCAAGAAAACTTATACAGGTGTCATTTGATGAATTGCCATTAATAACTTGCCCTAGAGAAGCAAAAAAACTAAATCATCTGATTGTCCCTCCAAGGAAATTCAAAATCGGACATATTGACAAAGCCTGGTCAGAATGTGACTATATCATAGAAGGAAGTACCGATATCAATGGACAGGAACATTTGTATATCGAGACACAAGGTGCATATGCCTGGCCAAAGGAAGACAGAAGTGTATATGTAGCATCATCAACCCAAGGTCCAACGGCTGTACAGCGCACTATTGCTACTGTTCTGGATTTGCCGATGCATAAAATTGAGGTAAATGTTGTAAGATTGGGTGGAGGATTTGGAGGCAAAGAAGATCAGGCTACCATGTGGGCAGTTATGGCTGCGCTTGCTGCTCAAAAACTCAACAAACCAGTCAAAATATCGCTGCATCGTATGGACGACATGTGTATGACAGGTAAAAGACATCCATATTCATCAGATTTCCGGATAGGTTTGACCAAATCATTAAAAATCTTAGCGTATGAAGTGATTCATTATCAGAATGCCGGTGCGTCTGCAGATCTATCTCCGGCTATACTTGAGCGCACATTGTTCCATTCCACCAACGCATATTATATACCAAATGTCGAAGCAACTGCCTGGAGTTGCAGAACCAATTTGCCACCAAATACAGCGTTCAGGGGATTTGGAGGGCCGCAAGGCAAGTTTGTTATTGAAGCAGCTATCACAAAAGCTGCCGAAAGTATAGGAGTCGATCCTGATGAGATCCAAAAAGCAAACCTTGTAGATAATGGAGACGAGTTTCCATACGGTCAGGTGATTGAAAATGCAGAAGCAAAACACAGTTGGGAGGAATGTAATTTAGCTTTTAAGCTGGATGAAATAAAACAGAAAGTCGAGATCTTCAATGATTCCAATGTCCGGTTTAAAAAAGGATATGCAGTTCAGCCTATCTGTTTTGGTATTTCATTTACCAATACAATGATGAATCACGCAAGAGCATTAGTGCATATTTATCAGGACGGAAGTGTGGTCGTTAGTACAGGAGCAGTAGAAATGGGTCAGGGTGTGAATACTAAGTTAGTACAAATAGCAGCTGAGATATTTGGCATCAGCCCTGAAAAGATCAGAATAGAATCCACCAATACTCTTCGAATAGCCAATACATCACCGACCGCTGCCAGTGCCGGAGCCGACCTAAATGGCAAAGCTTTAGAAAAAGCCTGTAATACACTAAAGAACAGATTAATTCTAGTTGCTGAAAGTATTTTCGGAAACAAAGAAATCATTTTGAGCCATGATCAGGTCACATCCTCCGATAACAAAAAGCAGATGTCCTGGATAGCATTGATCCAGCAAGCTTTTCAGCAAAGGGTCTCTTTGAGTGAACACGCACATTATGCCACGCCTGTCATACACTTTGATAAGACGACAGAAAAAGGGCACCCCTTTGCATATCATGTTTACGGCACGGCTATCCTGGAAGTTACGGTAGACTGTCTGAAAGGTACCTATCAGTTTGATAGTGTAAAAATAGTGCACGATTTTGGAAATAGTATGAATACAGATGTTGATAACGGACAGATAGAAGGTGGTCTTGTACAAGGCATAGGATGGATGACGATGGAAGAAATCATCTACAATGAAAAAGGTAAGCTTATCTCCAATGCGCTTTCTACCTACAAAGTTCCTGATATATATTCAGTGCCAAGGGAAATTCATATTACGCATTTAAAAGCCATAGGTCCTGAACTTGCCATAAAAAAATCCAAAGCTGTAGGTGAACCACCACTCATGTATGGTTTGGGAGCATATTTTGCCATAAGAAAGGCTGTAAAAGCATTTAATCCATCGGCACAACTCGCTTTTGATGCGCCATACACACCCGAAAAGGTATTAATGGATCTCTACAAGGGCAAAAAATAG
- a CDS encoding XdhC family protein has product MVLDFYHKLLPELVKSESIVLMVVIRSEGSSPGRMGFLMAVSLDNITGTIGGGIMEHKLVEMSKVLLRKGLFSLLLNIKYISLHQEKTNQV; this is encoded by the coding sequence ATGGTTTTAGATTTTTATCATAAACTTTTGCCTGAGTTGGTAAAAAGTGAATCCATAGTGCTTATGGTGGTCATCAGAAGCGAAGGTAGCAGCCCCGGCAGGATGGGATTTTTAATGGCTGTTTCCCTCGATAATATTACGGGTACCATCGGTGGTGGGATTATGGAACACAAACTGGTTGAAATGTCAAAAGTATTGCTTCGAAAAGGACTTTTCAGCCTTTTATTAAACATCAAATACATCAGTCTTCATCAGGAAAAAACAAATCAGGTATGA
- a CDS encoding XdhC family protein — translation MICSGNQTVALYYLDRSYISVIEKIQRHTKAYIRYTDVGFDVVSDDKTSDHSVIENDQKWTMVQSIGSQNKVFIVGGGHVSLALSEVLSKLDFEIHLLDHREGLNTFEMNKFAHSKNVIDLNECQKYIPAGENTYVVIVSFGYRTDKIILKSLLGSQYRYVGMMGSKKKIEVLFADLIREGYPDSELDKIFAPIGMDIKSETTHEIAISVAAQLIEIKNL, via the coding sequence ATGATATGCAGCGGAAATCAGACTGTAGCATTGTATTATCTGGACAGGAGCTATATTTCAGTCATTGAAAAAATACAAAGACATACCAAAGCGTACATTCGATATACTGATGTTGGGTTTGATGTAGTTTCAGATGATAAAACTTCTGATCATTCGGTCATAGAAAATGATCAAAAATGGACGATGGTTCAATCGATAGGAAGTCAGAATAAGGTATTTATAGTTGGTGGTGGTCATGTAAGTCTGGCTTTGAGTGAAGTGTTATCAAAACTCGATTTTGAAATCCATTTGCTTGATCATCGTGAAGGACTCAACACTTTTGAGATGAACAAGTTTGCTCATAGCAAAAATGTTATTGATCTGAACGAATGCCAAAAATACATTCCTGCGGGAGAGAATACGTATGTGGTCATTGTATCATTTGGGTACCGCACCGATAAAATTATTTTAAAGTCATTGTTGGGCAGCCAGTACAGATATGTCGGCATGATGGGCAGCAAAAAAAAGATAGAAGTGCTTTTTGCTGATTTGATCCGGGAAGGGTATCCTGATTCAGAACTTGATAAAATATTTGCCCCGATAGGAATGGATATAAAAAGTGAAACAACACATGAGATAGCTATCAGTGTAGCCGCTCAATTGATAGAGATAAAAAATTTATAA